The stretch of DNA CAGATGTAACATCTTTAGTTATCAGCTTTGTGAATAGTGCTGAATAATTGATTTTGGCCACGATGTACCAAATATATCACTGGACTAAAGCTGATATTTTAACAGCATGGACCACATAGAGTTACATATTTAACTTTAACACAAATCATTACTTTTTGTACTCAGCCTATTTTGTCTTAGAGGTGAATATCATGTGTACCCCAAAACACAGAATTAAGGCTTGGTGTTAAGTTtccctagcctgacgatgtcatactcataattctagtcagaatatgagtctgatagcgctccattgggctgtgattatggggcgtgtttcaaccgaaccaggagaaaaaatgcctcttcgctcaattggtttcaaaatgaatgcactgtcaatgtctaaatggactcgaatctatacatttcagctctccagcggcagccatgtttgttgaaaacgaattcaactcgtgtgttggtgacgtggttggttacgttactgttgatcatctgtccatcatcgtataaagcccgccttgacaatttgattggtacggccgatatcgagccgcagataatttctcctcaatggagtaatgccagaccgaacttcccaaccaaaaaatgtgtgggcggggctaagttcggtctggtatccaggctaaagTTCCCCccttctattctattctatgtgTTCTCACCTCTCGCTGACCTCGTACACTTGGATGATGTTGGAGAAAAGCCTCTTCCTGTCGTGAATCACAAGGGTCTCATTCAGCTCCCGTGACCCCAGGAAGTGGTCCGTCAATACCAGCAAGGAACATAGGTAGGACTCCTCAGAGGTCAGCACTTCAAACATGCTCTAGCAAGAAGTTCAAAGGTACCCAAAAGACATCAGTGTTATTTGTTATAAAGTGCTCGGGCCAAATTAAAATATCTCTttgcatacacatttacaccccCTGTTGCTTTAAatatacaccacacactgttgctttaaatCTGTCTGCACTGTTGCTCcagttcctcctctgctgtaaTGTTGTCCCTCACCTCCTGCAGCAGGAGCTGCCTGTGGCTGAGCGAGTCCAGCACGCCGCTCGTCTTCACCTCCGGCCGCTCCTGCCATAGGGGGACCGCCGGCTCAACCCTCCTCCTGCGCTGTGCGGTGGAGTCCACGGCGGCCACCGAGTTGGCCCTGCTCACCTGGCTGTTGCGTAGGCCGGCGGCCACAGAGTTAGCCCTGCTCACCTGGCTTTTACTTAGGCTGTTCACCTGTTTGCTAGATGGGTTCTCGCTTTTGGGGGGAGCAGTGTGAGTTCTGCGGAGCTTCCAAGGGAAAggttagtaaaaaaaaaagaggtgatGGATCATTACTGTCAGTTTAAGACATTTTTGTGGTCTCTGTGACGTGCAGCAACTCAACACATGAAATGATTTTATTCAGCATCATACTGTGGCTGTGAGATTATGAATCTCCCACCTCCTTGGAAAATGTATCTGGAGAAATAAGTCAACTTCTCTTACGTCTTTGGGTCCCTCCTGCAAGGGTTGCAGGCCAGGGGGTGAATCTCCTTGAATCGCGATGTACACAGGAATACTAAATGCAAagcaaaatgttaaaaagtaaTGGCGGTTGTTGACATTAGATATTAGCCATATtttggttgcgtgtgtgtgtttgtgcgtgcgtgcgtgcgtgcgtgcgtgtgtgtgtgtgtgtgtgtgtgtgagagcatgatGGACAAACTTACTTTGTGttgtctgcagacacacactcataatcatCACTCAGGTTCACATCTGAAAGAAAAAATGAGCAAGGGTGAATTGTATCCTAAGTGCACTAAACCTCAGTCAGTGATAAGTATATCAGTGGTAATTAAACCTGCCTGATTGTAGTAGATAACGTGACAGACTTGTGTAAGCATGCATACCAGTCCCTGAAAAAGGGGATGTTGCAGGGTGTGGGTTTTCTCAGAACGTCAGCTACTTTGCATTGCATTGTCATGTGGCTAGTGCTCTCTAAAGCCCATTCCCTGACTTAGAGCAAACCAGTACATAACatgagagaaatgaaaacagcagtataaataataattatgataAAATAATATTATTCATGAGGTAAAATGTAATTCAGTTGAAGAGTTAACGTTGTTGATGACTAAAGGTTGCTGGGAAACATGGGCTGTTAAATGACTGTTATGACTGGTTAATGTTCCGACCAAAGCAGTCACTTGAGAGCATGACGTTCTGTTAGCTGGCAGGCGCAGTATGCTATATCTCAAATGAAAGCTAAGGGGTTAAAACAAAAAGGGTGAacttagctggctagctaaagCCACTCTTCTCCGCAAGGGACTGGATCTAACGTTAGCTGGTTAGGGACCAAAAGGATTTAAGTAAGTCTTCACCTGATTTCTCTGGTGTTGACTCATTAATAGGGGAGTAGAAGTGTTCATAGGTGTCCTCTTTGCTCTTGACGGGCTTCTTCCGGCTGGGTGGAGGACCCCCCCGTGGGGACAGCACGTAGGAGAGGCCGGGTTGGGAGCTCTGCCTGTAACTCTGAGGAATGGCATCGGGTATGGGGGGCAGGGGCCGACTCTCCACACAGGGATTCGGTGAAAGGGACTCCTTTTTCTTCCCCTGTCCAGTTCCGCGTGGGGGAGTCGGGGAGTTTGCCTTGCATTTGGTGTTTGTGATGGGACTGATGTCTGGGAAGGGTTGCGCGGCAGGCCGCAACGCTATCTGTGCTGGCCTCGGTGGTGGAAGGGGTTTCACAACATTGACCATGCACTCGTACTCGATGTCTGGCCAGTCTTCGTAGACACAATCCACATCAACTTCCCCACCGCTTTTCCCCGACttctcattcctctcttccctttctggGGTAGTTTCCATGCTCTCTTCTGTTGTCTTCTCTGCGGGGAGGCCATGCCCTGTGTCTGCTCCGTCCAGCACTGGGACCCAGACCAGCTTCATGCCAGGTCTGTGTTGGTGGCATAAGCAGAGGCAGGGGTTGGGCCTGGGCTCCGTGGCGCTACAGGGAGTCGACAGCGGCTGCTCACTCTCTACtccatcactgtctgtcttttcacTTCCATCTGgtgctgagaaagagagagcgacagagaagaaagagagtgtgtgtgtgtgtgtgtgtgtgtgcgctcgcatgcccgcgtgtgtgtgtgtgtgtgagtgagtgtgtgtgagatatgagtgagtgagagagagagagagagagggagaaagaaagaaagaaagagataaagagagagagattgagtgtctGTGACTCTACTAGCTGAATGGATACTATGTCACCTGGTACTTTGGCTGGTCTTAGAGGCAGAGGGGAAAAGTGAATGGGTAATTACAATGTACAAGTGTGCTGTCTGCTATTATGTTGTTACTGTGACATGCTTCACACTCATCTTAATTCACACTCTGCTACTGTGTGCACATCTATATGGTGTTTGTATACTATACTATCTAAATTTGCATATTTACATATTGGCACATATCAGTTTATTCTGCATTTGTGGATTGAATATAATCCTGAAAATAACACATGATCACAACCCTTACACATTGCTCTGCTGTCATTTGGGAATTTATAATTCATTGTGAAAGAACCATTTCCTCACAGAATCCGAAACAGATTCACATTGGTGCTATTCTTCATAAACCAACAGGCCCCAACACAATAGAATGAAATATGCTTTTAACCTGATCGGCATCCATGCTCGGGAGCCAGCCTACAGCGGGGCTTCTGCCATTGTAGCTCTGGTTTCTCCTCTTTGCCCTGCGTCACAGTGAGACCTGTTTCCCTGGGAGACGGTGATGGAGTGGAGAACTCCTCTGTGGCGTCTCTGCTGAGCAGGCCGGGACTGTGGGGCAGGGGGCTTCTTGCTGGAGGCGTATCATCCTCTGAAGCTGGCCCTCGGGCCTGGTTCCTCCATAGGATGAGATGAGGGGGTATCTGCCtggcgctgctgttgctgtggtgGCCCCTTGTTGAGGGCCAGGGTCTGGGGCCACATGGAGCCTGTGGAGGCTGGAGGTTCGGTTTAGGGGGAGGGACAGGCTTGCGTGGCACTGGAGGCTTCCTTGATTGCATGCCGAGTCGTTTGCTGTTGTCCTGGATGTTTCTTTCAAGGCTTGCCTGCTCGGTTTGAAGCTTAAAGAAGATGGCACAGTATCACACACTGAATCTTTTTCTAGAACAATTCTGCATCTTTCTCTGAGGTGATATCACATATATTTGCACACTACATATCTTGGTGTTTAACATATGAGACAAATATTACAAAGTGTATGGAAAGCGAGAGATACtacctcatgtgttcatgttgttcgagttgagtgtgtgagtgacgaTCGCTCAGTGTGACGGTGTCCTCCAATGTCACATGTCTCACTTTTAGATGCACTTCTCCTTTTGGGTCATGGATGTTTCATGTTCCCCTTGCAAAGAGGGAAGTCAGAGTTTTCCCTTTTATGGGACAGGACATTGTGAAGTTGTTAAATTGTTCGAACAATTATTCTAAAAAAACATTACCATTACTTCTGGAATTCTCTTTCATCACCTCAGAAACAACAGTGCTGCACAACATTCTGTCAACTACTGTGTGGTGTTTGGATTGAATACCTTAAATTACAGAAGGTAAAACAGAATTAACACTATATGGACCTCTATGAAAAACGCTTGCACCTAAGGTTCTGGGTGTAGAATTGCAGACATATAGTTTcacatctctttttctttgcatACATAGATCAGAGAGGCCGTATTGATGGCTGAGCAAGCATAGTCTAattatatataactatatatacgtattttttattttttttatatatatatatatatatccaaaaTGCTTACATGACGTGCTACAGGCTGACAGATGTCAGTTTGCTGGTACTGTGCTCGAAGGGTATCAAACATACAAGGTAATAGACCTCTTGAACAGCATAGTTGACCCCATTCATGTTTCCCCATTTTGAAATATCAACTACAACCACAACTGTTTACCTCCCCTCAAACATATCAGTATTGGATGATAAGGTGTGTCCTAACACAGATAACATAAGTCTGACTCCTTGACTACAGAGAACCCGTTTGTTTTCCCATCTTGTGAGGTGGGTTAATGTGTCACAGGAGTATTGTCATTCAGAGACATTTGGCAAGTAGATCTTCCTGTCTCCGTGCCTCAGTGAGAAAAAGATATGTTCTGCAGTTTGTACCACTATATGGTTTTATTGCTGTTTTATCTGTGACCTGTTTGTCAGTCTTCTTAAAATCAACAACTTTTCCGTGCAGGAAAGCAAAAAGCCAAATATGGAAAGTGGAACTGCTGGTTAGTCTGTGGTTTCAGGTAGGTGGACGCAAAAGTCAATCGAAGAGGAAGCCGTAGAGCCTGTGGCCAAAACGGTCTCTAAAAGAGAGAAGTAAGCTGGTGAGCCAGCAGCCACAGACACAATTGTACCCCGAGCAACAGAAGCAACTGAAGAATACTTCTGAAAATTACCTCCTTTCAGTTCATCAGAGAATTTCCATAACTGAGCATTTAATATCAGTGGGTATTTTGCACAGACAAAGTGACCACTACTGATATCTGGGTATTTCCAGATTTGTGCACAATTTGACCCTATTTACTTGTGTTAACATGAAGCTTTCTTTCTGGATAAAGAGAAATTCTTGCTAATAATAATTTACATTTTCTATACATTTTGCAAAACAACAGACTGTGAAAAATGGCACCATCATTAAATGAAAACTACAGTGTGTCTACAGTTGAGTGTTAGAGGcacagtatgtaggatttagggggatctattagcagaaatggaatgtAGTATTCAtaaatatgttttcattagggcataatcacctgtaactatgaatcgttGTTTTTCGTTAGCTTATActgagcccttcatatctacagtGCCCtacagaattattggcacccttcgTGAATATGAGTAAACGaaggctgtttatcctcttggtctttcactcaaaatattcacaaaaatcctaccttttcattgaagtaaaattattgaaagaaaaaaatgttttgacatttaaataaatatttttctccaaaacatgtgtgccacaattattggcgcCCCtaaaaaaatcttataattaaaatctaactgaagtatatttccagtcatgtttgaaatttttaagttcacctgtttgattaggaactcttaagttgtcaaccatgacttcctgttccactggcgtacaaatatgaggtgacacaggccaaattccagtAGTCATTTaccactatgggaaagacccaagaacacagtgatgaTGTGcaacgaaaagttgttgagctgcacaaatcaggaaatggatataagaaaatctctaaactgtttaaaatacccatttccactatcatggcaataattaaaaagtttaaagcgacaggaaaggttaagaatcagcctggaagaggacgtgtgtgtacattgaccccacgcaccgtgaggagaatggttcgactggcaaaagaatcttcaaggatcacagctggagaattgcagaagttagttgagtcttggggtaaAAAAAGCCCCGGAACTATCATCAGAccccacctacatcaccacaagttgtttgggagggttgccagaaaaaagcttctgctgtcaatcaacaacaaactaaagtgcctacagtttgccaaatattactgggactttcaatgggaccgggttatatggtcagatgagaccaaaatagagctttttggcaacaaacatcaaaggtgggtttggcgtagacagaaagatagccatacagaaaaccaccccatacccactgtgaagtatggtggcggatctttgatgttgtggggctgtttttcttccaaagacccaggacatcttgttaggatacatggtatcatggactccatcaaataccagcagatattaaatgaaaacagcctctgccaggaagcttaaaatgggccgtggttggaccttccagcaggacaatgatccgaagcacacctcaacaTCTACActaaaatggttcaccgaccacagaataaaggttttgccatggccatcacagtcccccgacctaaaccccattgaaaatttgtgggatgagctgaagaggagagtccACAAGCGTCGACCTCGGAATCTGacggatctggagagatactgtatggagGGATGGTCTCATATCCCATgtcatgtgttcaccaacctcatcacacattataggagaagactcagctgttatcttggaaaagggaggctgcacaaaatattaaatgaaggagtgccaataattgtggcacacatatttttgagaaaaatatttgtttcatgatAAGAATTAATTTTTTCTATCAATTATGTTTCTTCAATTAAAGGTtatatttttgtgaatattttgaaagaaagatcatgaggataaacaaaaaatataatctcgttttgctcatttttactaaagggtgccaataattctggagggcactgtacatagGGAGTGGTCCCTCTTCCACAGAGTTTACCATGTTGCACAGCCATGTTTCTACAGgagcccagaatggacaaaccataacactggctctagagagggccttttgtgtttttatggcaACTGATGGCCGACACACGTTATCCTACATGCTTGTAAAGGGAGGGGTGACGGAGGGGTATTCAGTTAGCAAACCATGCCACTAGATGTCTCTAAATCCTACACAATGCACCTTTAAGCCACATGAATATTAAACAATGAAGAAAGTACAAGTTGCTGATACATACTTTATTGATTACACAAAATAATTATTCGTTCTTTTATCATAAAGACAACATTTTATATTTGATCAAACATCTACAAAAACATATGcagttttaaaataataaaatcacaaATGCTTGCAGTTAGTGAGGTACCTGAACTAGAAGACAGTGGTTTCTGTTATTTTAATATAGTTTTAATTAATataatatgtaagggataatgtattgtccggcggtcattatccaaaaataa from Clupea harengus chromosome 8, Ch_v2.0.2, whole genome shotgun sequence encodes:
- the arhgef15a gene encoding rho guanine nucleotide exchange factor 15 isoform X2, translated to MQSRKPPVPRKPVPPPKPNLQPPQAPCGPRPWPSTRGHHSNSSARQIPPHLILWRNQARGPASEDDTPPARSPLPHSPGLLSRDATEEFSTPSPSPRETGLTVTQGKEEKPELQWQKPRCRLAPEHGCRSDGSEKTDSDGVESEQPLSTPCSATEPRPNPCLCLCHQHRPGMKLVWVPVLDGADTGHGLPAEKTTEESMETTPEREERNEKSGKSGGEVDVDCVYEDWPDIEYECMVNVVKPLPPPRPAQIALRPAAQPFPDISPITNTKCKANSPTPPRGTGQGKKKESLSPNPCVESRPLPPIPDAIPQSYRQSSQPGLSYVLSPRGGPPPSRKKPVKSKEDTYEHFYSPINESTPEKSDVNLSDDYECVSADNTNIPVYIAIQGDSPPGLQPLQEGPKDLRRTHTAPPKSENPSSKQVNSLSKSQVSRANSVAAGLRNSQVSRANSVAAVDSTAQRRRRVEPAVPLWQERPEVKTSGVLDSLSHRQLLLQESMFEVLTSEESYLCSLLVLTDHFLGSRELNETLVIHDRKRLFSNIIQVYEVSERFLADLQERVDQSVVISDVCDIILLHAQNHFSVYTDYVRDQVYQEKTHSTLMQTNKSFAVVMRRLESSPLCKRLPFTSFLLLPFQRITRLKILIQNILKKTEEGSNEEQTSSQALAAVSKIIKDTNTQVGKMKQMEELISIANNLEFQKLKAVPIVSKTRYLEKQGELTELSKAGSYFNIRLRFLPVYVFLFNDLFILTNKKSQDRYVVIDHAHRSLVQVQAVGEAELRARFQHCLSLTLLENHQGQRCERLLKANTEADMHRWIAALPSLTDPPKSENEAIYQDWDCPQVQCVDQYTAQQADELSLEPGDIINVERKTGEGWCEGIRLSDGQKGWFPPTNVLEITNEHQRRRNLLEEFRILKLAANVAQSKQQQ
- the arhgef15a gene encoding rho guanine nucleotide exchange factor 15 isoform X1; the protein is MQSRKPPVPRKPVPPPKPNLQPPQAPCGPRPWPSTRGHHSNSSARQIPPHLILWRNQARGPASEDDTPPARSPLPHSPGLLSRDATEEFSTPSPSPRETGLTVTQGKEEKPELQWQKPRCRLAPEHGCRSAPDGSEKTDSDGVESEQPLSTPCSATEPRPNPCLCLCHQHRPGMKLVWVPVLDGADTGHGLPAEKTTEESMETTPEREERNEKSGKSGGEVDVDCVYEDWPDIEYECMVNVVKPLPPPRPAQIALRPAAQPFPDISPITNTKCKANSPTPPRGTGQGKKKESLSPNPCVESRPLPPIPDAIPQSYRQSSQPGLSYVLSPRGGPPPSRKKPVKSKEDTYEHFYSPINESTPEKSDVNLSDDYECVSADNTNIPVYIAIQGDSPPGLQPLQEGPKDLRRTHTAPPKSENPSSKQVNSLSKSQVSRANSVAAGLRNSQVSRANSVAAVDSTAQRRRRVEPAVPLWQERPEVKTSGVLDSLSHRQLLLQESMFEVLTSEESYLCSLLVLTDHFLGSRELNETLVIHDRKRLFSNIIQVYEVSERFLADLQERVDQSVVISDVCDIILLHAQNHFSVYTDYVRDQVYQEKTHSTLMQTNKSFAVVMRRLESSPLCKRLPFTSFLLLPFQRITRLKILIQNILKKTEEGSNEEQTSSQALAAVSKIIKDTNTQVGKMKQMEELISIANNLEFQKLKAVPIVSKTRYLEKQGELTELSKAGSYFNIRLRFLPVYVFLFNDLFILTNKKSQDRYVVIDHAHRSLVQVQAVGEAELRARFQHCLSLTLLENHQGQRCERLLKANTEADMHRWIAALPSLTDPPKSENEAIYQDWDCPQVQCVDQYTAQQADELSLEPGDIINVERKTGEGWCEGIRLSDGQKGWFPPTNVLEITNEHQRRRNLLEEFRILKLAANVAQSKQQQ